AGGGAGGCTATCCTaggatttttaaatggaatGTCATAGCCCTCAACCAAATAATTAACTTTTATAAAAGACCAAGTGAAGATAATTTTACCAGCATCATCTGACATGCATATTTTAAGTAGTTCTTgaggttttttgtcttttaatacagaaaacagCTTATCACATTGATAGGACAGGACAGCTCCAAATGCAGTAATACCGTGTCTGCGTTCCTGTGGTGTttcattacagaaatattttttccagcaaTAAATACATATGTGCTTTTCAACTGTCTACAAAAAGCTAtttgcagagaaaggaaaaaaaaaattaaattaactaCCCATGCAACTACAGTTGAACAAAAGGAACAGGACATCTTGCCAATTTAATGCGAGAAGTCCTATCTCATTCTGCAATTTTCATTCAGCCTTGAATGAACTTGTATGAGTGTATATTCTTTTATCATACTGGCACTCCATAATCTGGTATAAAAAGTATGATAACAGAAGGTTGGGTTTTGGCAAAATGCTCTCCTACTGCTACGAAAATAGTGAATGGAATTTGGAGTGACTGTCTCCTTTATCAAAAGCCTCTGAGTCACATGGGGTTTTTCTCTGCACTGTTTGCTGAAGTTGAGCAACTATGTGGGAGGTTCTTGTTTTTCAAAGGAACTTATTAGTCAAAActgaccaaaaaaccccaaaacaaaccaaaaacaacccccaaaaaacaaacaagccacCACCAAAAATCTAACCCCCTTTCAAAATCTTGCACATGGGAATGGATGGGGGTTATatattctcctttcttttctgtcattaTATTATTAGTAAATTTTCCCAGGTTTCTGAGGCTTTTGCTGTTAGAAGGAGGGCTCGAGACTGAAGTCCCCTGTTGTATTTTCTAGgcctggagaggggctttttcccacctcctgcatattttttttttctctgatatcTAGTTCCCATTTAACCTGAGAGATCCAGGTATCATACTGCAGGGAATAGGGCTGATCTACAAAAAAATGCTGCTCCACAGACATTTGAAGTTCCTAGTGTTCCTGTTGAGGAGAGGGAAATTGTAAAGCCATGTTTGTATTAAATATTAGCCAAGTAGGTGATGGAGCTAAAAGGAAGCATGACCTTGGTAAGCAGAATAGTACAGTTAACTCATCACTTGTACTGTGGGAGGCAGTCGGGGTCTGATGGGGAGGTGGATGTGTGTTTACTGAAAGCCAAACCTAACAGTTCTTCTGTAGAGGCAGCTCTCAGCTGGGgactgctggcagggcagctgggctggtttTCTGGGAAGAGAGAACCCGAAATATCCAGCCAGTTGGATCAGTTTGTCAAGTAGGAATTTGCAGCAAACCAGCCACAGCTGTGAACATGCACAGGCAGGTAAAGCTGTAGACAGCAGGTTCTGCAAGGGATTGCTTtagaggaagggaagaaagggacTACTCCCTGGGAGCACTTGTGAACATTGCTTTGCCAATCTAGGCATGCTTATGGCTATCCTGACACTCCTGAGTTCTCCTCCCGAGGCATGTTTGGCCAAATATGATGGGAAACCCCCACAATGTTTGTCAGAGCAGGCTGGCAAAACTTGTTAACAAATGACTTGTCACATAACTGCTTTTGCATTAAACACCTATcgcaccaaaaaaaaaaaaagagcaattgTCCTAATGTCACATTTATTTCTTACCACTCTTTTGCTTTGCTCAGAGGGGAACCAGAAGTGTTCAACAGATGCTGGTGGATTGCCATGTGAGGAAGCATAGTTTCCAACAGGTAAGTGGAAACCTGTGGTGCTCCTAACACACTGAGTAGGGTCAGTGCTTTATCCTAGAGTCTCAGTCAGCTTTAGAGCCTCATATGAGCCAAGAATGTTGGAACCTTTTGGACCAGTTTTATCCAGTATTGCTATGCTACTTACGTATGGTGTGATGATTTGGAGATGATACAAagcaggccaggctggcagatTGGGGAGTAGCACAGGAGATGCTCCTGATGATTTTTGGTGGGCtgttttcccttcctgcctcaGTTGTTACCTGAAGTAAAGACAGGGGATCTCTATGTTGTTGAAATTGGAGGGATTCACTGTAAAGGACGGAGCTCCCAGTATTTCAAGGCTAGCTAAAAAGCAGGGCTAAAGCTTGCCTGAGACAAAGCTGAACATGCTGTTTCTTTCATAGATGAaggaagcacagaggaaaaattcAGAAGAGATCACAGCCCCCCAGAAGCCAATACCACAGAGCCACTCCAGCACAGAGAGCCAGAGAATGCTGCAGAAATCGGATGAGAATGAGCCTGAATGGCAGGAATTCTGTAAGatattaaaattaacttttcctATAAGGCTTGAAAAGTCCTAGGGCTCTGTGAGGTCATCTCaacccttccccttcccaacCCTATACTAGAACTGAATAATAGGTTGGAGGGTGGAGAGTATTTCCAAGAAATACAGCGCTGTattatcagaaatatttctgagtcCTCACAGCATTGAGActagagctgggcagggaaatggaaaactTTTCCAACTGACACTATGTTAAAACAAGCAACAAATAGGAACCACATGAGTATACAGGCAgtgcaattaattttaaactagAAGCTGGCCTTTTGTAGGACTTTGCAGTAACATTGCTCTTGAGGACAAGGATAGCGGGTAACAGGGACTAACAAAAAGGGCTTCCCTGTCATTTAAGCATGATCCCACAAAAGTAAAGCCCTGCTGCACTGTCTCATGTAATGAATCCCAAtaatagaaaggaaaatggcAACCAGTATGAGACTTGCAGTAGCAGCCATCACTGTTGCCAGATGCTTCCTAAAGGAGAACCTGATGCACTTTTCTTCCCAgttcctcccctgctgctcagTAGATGGCAATGCTGTACCACCAGTTGTTTCCACTTCAGTctagtggttttatttttctgactgaTAAAAGAACTGCTGACTGGAGAGCTGGTTACTCGCACAGACTCCAGGGAGAGATGGATCTAGACAATCGAGGTggttttacaggaaaaaaaaaaacaaagaaaaacacagttctcCACTTTCCATAATAATTTCAGCAAGGCTCTTTCCACCCTCCAAAATTGATTAGCACTTTCAAATCCTTCAAATTATTGATTTGGGGTCATTTCAGCAGCTTCAACTCCAGCAGCTTCAAGCCCTGCCCCCCCCCCACCAGTTTACACAAAAGGCGCTACAGAAGTCCATGTCTGAACCAGGAGTCAGCatatgaaacaaaaccaagaagtCTCTGAGTACAAAAGGACCTACTACTgagaaaacacacagattttaaatCTTGTCCCAGAAAAAAACTTGGTTTTAATCTTTCCAAGGAATAAAAACTGGGCCACTTAACACATGGGAGACATGTGGCAAATGGTCTCACAACTGAGTGACTCTTTCAGCTTGTGaaatggattatttttatttcaacatttcAACAAGCAGGAAGATGGCCAAAGGGTAGCAAGCTTTAAACTTGCTGCTTGTTCGCTCCTGTAGGACTCCTTTTTTGTTCCAGTGCGGAAATCCAAggcagcagatgagaagagacgCTCTCTTGCACGGCAAGCCAGAGATGACTACAGGAGGCTTTCACTGCAGGGCATCCACAGAGGGAAGCAGGCAGATATTTCCAAGGGTGGCACAGCAGGAGATCGACGACCGCTTCAATATCCACCCCTCCCCCCCAAGCCTAAACTTCTACCTCCTGCAATGGCAAATGGGAGAGCAATTAGGTAAGGAAGCCCCTGTGCACtgtggaaaggagaagggatgaAATTCTTTTCCTCTAGCATGGGATGGTTGAGAAGGGAATGGTTATCTCTCCTCCTTGTGTGGAAGAGAcacccagcagggaaaaatacAGAGCCTAGGCTATATTCCAGCCTAGGGTGTGATGAGGCCTTCAGGTGTTCATTCCTGGAGGGTAACAGGTTTAGTTAGTAGAGTGTCCTAAGCCTGGAGCACATAGAGCCCTTATGATGCCAGATGTCCACTGAAAACCATATTCCATACAGCTGAACTGGTGTAAGCTGCCTGTTTGGGGCTGGTCTTAAAATCCTAAGCAAAATGTAACTCCTGCACAGGGACTCAAAACCTGTCTTTTGAATCTGATGCACAAAccagaggtcttttctaacAGGAAAGAGGGAGTCCAGAGGACAACCTCCAATTCCACAGAAGAAAGCATCATCAAGTGGTTCAAAGAGGAGCAATTCCCTCTCCGAGCTGGCTATCTGAAAACCACAGACACAATAGCACCTTGGTTCCATGGTGAGTTGTGGGAATCTCCACCCCAACCCAAGTATTTAAGGAGTTTTTTCTGCTAACACGGCTGCTAATATGGGCTGGGCTTGGGAGTAAAGCTCCTATAATGGAATCAACATACAACAACTGCAATACCATTCTCTCTCATAACACAGCAACAATCTTTTCAAGCTCTCCACCCCTGTCATTCATCATTGGCCAAGTGTGGCACAGTTAACAAAGAGCTGTTGGCCATGGCCTGTTACTAGCAATGGCAGCACTATTCTTCTTGGGCTACTGGGCAAGAGAACAGTGAAAGTGGTGGAAGTGCCATGGACTGGTTTTAGAGCAGATTTCTTGTGAGAGCTGTTCTGTCCAGTCCTGCACAaatgcttttctcctttcagttttgtgttttggttttgaacaGGTATCCTAACCTCTAAGAAAGCAGAAGAGCTTCTGAATAAAACACTACCAGGGAGTTTTCTGATCCGGGTCAGTGAGAAAATCAAAGGCTATGTGCTCTCCTATCGGTCTGTGGAAGGATGTAAACATTTCCTCATTGATGCCTCCAGTGATTCCTACAGCTTCCTTGGAGTGGACCAGCTGCAACATTCAACACTGGCTGACCTTGTAGACTACCACAAGGTGAACATCTAGCAATGCATTCATTAATTGCTTAATTGCCTCAGGGTACTTCAAAATAAGAAAGACTAGATTCAGTTGTTTTGATCAGGTAACTAGACCCATTTTAACCGCTGCTGGGTATCCTGTGTGCTGCTCCACAAGGGTATGTCAGCCTGACTGGTACAGCCTGGGTGACCTAATACATCTCAGATACCTTAAATTTGATTCACTCACCCTTAAGCACACAGAACACCTTATATGCTGGACCCAAGTTACTTACAAGCTACTAAGTAGAAATGTTGATGAGAGGTGACAGCATACTCATACAAACTCCTTTCTTTTATAttctctccatgggcactggcAAGTTGGGTCAACACAAAATCCTGCTTACCTTCAGCTTCAGCATGAAAAAGAGCAACATATATTTatactctcaaagcagacaaGGGGTGGTACTGAGCAAAGGTAAAAAatagaagggaaggaggaaggttGGCAGGCTCTTGCAACAATAACAGTGGTGTTTACCAGCACTGACTGCAGTTGCATGGGTTTCAAGGAGAGCCAAATGGATTGTTCATTCGTTTGCTGTAAaatctgcccagggacaggtcAATAATTTTTCTCATAGGTTCATTTAAAATCCCTGTTTCTTTTAAGTAAGTGCATAGCTTAATACAGACATGGCTAAACAAAACTGGACATGAGAACAATAGCTATACTCATTTCCTCTACAGAACTTTACCAGGACTGCTTGAGCTTGCTTCTTGCATGATTTCAGTTCAGGCTGAAAGTATTAAAAGCAGGAGTTATACAGCTATTTGTACCAGAGCTAAAGGATTTAAAGCTTTGCTGTGCATAGCTACATCAAATATAGAGCCAAGCCCACAGTCTGCAAAGCATCCTGCAGTGCCCCTGCACTACAGCACATGTGGGCAGATGAACCCACTCTGCCAAAGTGCCCAACTGGGTTCTGCTCATCACCCACCAGGTGACCATGAAAGAAGGGAAGTTCCCACCATGCGTCTGTTGCTAGGATGGAGAATGAGACTGGAAGCATAGATTGTACTTAGAACTGGACTTGCCTAAGCCGAGGGTGTGTGCTCTCTCCAGAATCCACCCTTGTCCCTCCCACAAACATAGTCAGAAGCACAGTTCACAATCTCTGGTCCTGCTTTACCTGCATTCTGCACAGTCCTGGCTCCAGCACTTTCTAGGCGGGGCACCTCTCCATGTCAGAGAAACTGTAGTTTCCTCAGGGATGAGCACAGCTCTTTCCTAGAACTGCCAGAGTTGTGTCACTGAGTTATGACACGGAGCACAGACATTGTGTCATGAAGACACTGAGCAGAGGGCCCTTCCCTGAATTCTCCAGGAAACTGAGCTACATCACACAGTGGTGGGAACACATCCCCACCATAACAGAGGCAGGAAGACTGCTGTCCACCTTGTGAAGTTGTGACAGGCAGGGTCTGTTTGAAAACTGGTGTTTGATCATATCCTATATTAACAGGAGGAACCCATCACTTCCTTGGGGAAGGAGCTGTTGCTTTACCCATGTGGCCAAGAGGACCAAGAGCCAGATTACATCTCTCTCTTTGAGTAAACTTCCCCATCTTGTTGGGCAGCCCCAGACTTGTATTCACAAAGAACTTGGAACTGGACTTGGAACTAGAGCTGCTGATACTTACCTGAAACCATAAGTGCCTCTATTTTGTATCCTTCACAACAAAGTAGTAGGAGGATAAGTACTGCTGTGAGCTACAGGATGCCTCAGCCCAGCAAGCTGCAAAGCACCTGGATACATCCCCCAAGATGGAGAGAATGAGTTGATGAAGTAATCAGTTGATCAGGGAGATACTGCTGTGGATTTTCAGTGGGTTTTTGTAGGTTTCTTGGGGGACTTCTGTATTCAAGCTGTCTTTTGTTCTTGAATGCAAGGTTCTTTGGGAAATAGATTAGCGCCTACAGTTGAATGAGATTATGCCTTCCTGAAGGCACAAAACAACTTGGAGAGGTGACTTGATCTTGATATGTCATTTGCATAATGTGAAGTTTAATTCTATAAAATGCTGTGTCCTTGGAAGGAAGGATGTTCAGCCAAACATCCAAGCAAACCCTGAGTGCCTTTCAGTGAAAGGTCCTCTCTGTGACAAGAGATATGCACACATGAAGAGTGCATTTTTAAACTGCTCTAGCCTCTGAATATAGATCCTTACTCTTTTAACCTGTATTTAACTCCCACACAGGCCTTTCTGCATTGAGAGGGATTATcctttttgaaaaggaaagaagatggGACAGAGTCATTTGTATGAATGACAATCACATGTACAGAGCCTAAAAATGTAAGAAGGAACACCTATATCAGTATTAATACAGTTTACAGAAGAGTTTTTGCAAGTAAAGAATGCTATTTTCCAAAATGGAGCTATTTAGCTATTTATTGCAAGTTGTGTCCCAATTACTGAGATGCATCTGGTGTAAACTTCATTATAGAACTTGTTCTTTCAGCaaaatgttctcttttcttATTTGTTACAATGCTCTTTAAATACATCATTCAGAAGATTGGGGGAGAGCTTGGACAGAATCACATAACAAATTAGTCTTCATCCAGGTTCCCTAATGTTGTTGCATGTGACAAACTCTGCAGCTGAGGGGTCTGAATCTGCAAACATAATTTTTTAGAGGCACATTAGTCCTCAAATTGTGAATAAGATTTGGTCTTGTTTCAGTTGTTTACCTCTTTTTAcctgttctcttttttctgttagATCAGGGCTACTCAATTTGAAGAAGCAGTCAAAACTTTCAGTCTTACATTAATCTGGGTTTTGTGGAATAcagatttaaagaaattgtGATCATCTGGTCCTAAAATTTACAGCTTTGCTGACAGGCAGTTTCCATTCCAAGAAAGAGGGGATAACCACACTCCAGTTACAGTAAGTGTCTAGAAATAAAACCTTGCTAGAAATCAAGCCTTAATGTAAACTGAGATTCTGAATGTAAAGACACTCTGCCACTGCAAATGACTAAATGAGCTTCTTGAGCAATATATCACATGTATCAAAGAGATAATTTCAATATAATCTGCATCAATCATAAGAAAGGGTGAGATTATTTGTAGAGGGGGAAACATCCCTCCTTTCCTCTATATGgactgtttctttaaaaaaattggtcAAAATGAAAGGTCCTTcagaaaaacatctgttttcatGTGAAGAATGTACATAACTGATATATTGCTGGAGACAAATTGTGAAGTGTTTTTCAGACCTATGGGCTGgtaaagagagaggaaaaatatgcTCTAATAAGGCATTTTGAGACACAGGGTGTTAACTTGCAAAATAAGATGCAGGCCAATCTGTCATGGACATAGCAGGACATAATCAGTTTTAGCTCTAAGATCTTTAGTAAAACTCCTCAGGGTCTGACCTGCTGACAAGTGAACCAGTAGATTCACTGCCTTTATATTAAACTACTTATTTGCAAATATTGTCTCAGTACAGCCCAGGGAAAACCACTATCCATGTTCACATCATCCTACATGTTTGAGTCATGCCTCAGTTTTTCAAAGACCCACTTTTCTGCTGTGAGGCAAGAAATATGAACATTTAGATGACTGGACTGACTGCAAAGGCAACTACCTTGCTAGAACAGATCCCCTTAAGACTGGCTCTTCTATTGCTCCAAAATCCAGTTGCCCTGAAAGTCTGTGGAGCAAGGATGTCTTGCAGCAGTTGAGAATCAAGGGTGATGACATACCTTTGGGAGTTTCTCTGTAGAATCTTTCCTTCTTCAAGGGATGCTGTGCAAGGATTACAAGAGGAGTCAATTTGCAAATTGCTTGCTGGAGAGATCATGAATCCTGGAGGAGCATGGCAATTTGTTTTGCTCGATGCCTTTAGCCAGAGTATGCTGCAGTCATCAAAAAGTGAAGCAAGGATAGCCTCCCCACCTGCACAGGGCCATCTCCAGTCCCTCCTCAACCAAGATAAAATCAGTTGTCGTTCTGAGAGAGATCACAAGCTGGTTTGGGGACAAGGAAGGTAGACACCTTCAtaacaaaatctgtttttctgttggCTGCTCTCTTTGGGTTTCACCTTTTTCTAACTGGGTGGGAAGACCTGTTAGAGCTCCACTAAAATGTTATGTTTCTGGGCTGtttctaattttgtttctggGCTGACAGAAACATAAGTAA
Above is a window of Motacilla alba alba isolate MOTALB_02 chromosome 4, Motacilla_alba_V1.0_pri, whole genome shotgun sequence DNA encoding:
- the SH2D4A gene encoding SH2 domain-containing protein 4A, producing MLKQILSDMYIDPELLAELSEEQKQILFFKMRQEQIRRWEEREAAAEKISAKKPLPRKANRKSVTWKLGADNEVWVWVMGEHPSDKSYAAICEEIQAQRAKCLAREQGQEGRQTDSSATWSLHPQPGLLTETDLHGNKKNTAEKKEEHGKRMTDIDTTGKSQELTKRGTRSVQQMLVDCHVRKHSFQQMKEAQRKNSEEITAPQKPIPQSHSSTESQRMLQKSDENEPEWQEFLRKSKAADEKRRSLARQARDDYRRLSLQGIHRGKQADISKGGTAGDRRPLQYPPLPPKPKLLPPAMANGRAIRKEGVQRTTSNSTEESIIKWFKEEQFPLRAGYLKTTDTIAPWFHGILTSKKAEELLNKTLPGSFLIRVSEKIKGYVLSYRSVEGCKHFLIDASSDSYSFLGVDQLQHSTLADLVDYHKEEPITSLGKELLLYPCGQEDQEPDYISLFE